In Arthrobacter sp. MN05-02, one genomic interval encodes:
- a CDS encoding aminotransferase — protein MPSAPAHVVNVPVNQIREITQAAWATPDSIVLSIGEPAFPVARHVLEAAMAALDRDDTDYTPNAGIAPVRAAFAEHFSRRSGVEDDPSRVFVVAGAQQGLHLALSTLIGAGDEVLLPDPGYPTFTMTVGLLGGVPVPYPLVPHHGFQPRIEDLRRLVSARTRVLMLNSPSNPLGSVFGSDLTRDLVRFAHENDLWIISDECYEAFTYDVPHVSPARFDAGGPEAVPGATEARVITSLTLSKTYGLTGLRIGALVTPPGMEPLLNNVMEATVSCVSAPSQYAGLAALTGPQDYVHTALAHYRANRDAATAVLDGLGISYLDARGAFYLWTDLSHATRGDVRAWTREFLAERGVALAPGTAFGAMGEGWVRIALCGRTDELVEGLSRLPAPQRI, from the coding sequence ATGCCCTCAGCTCCAGCCCACGTGGTGAACGTCCCGGTCAACCAGATCCGCGAGATCACGCAGGCGGCGTGGGCGACGCCCGATTCGATCGTCCTCAGCATCGGTGAGCCGGCCTTCCCCGTGGCCCGCCATGTGCTCGAGGCGGCGATGGCGGCGCTGGACCGGGACGACACCGACTACACGCCCAACGCCGGTATCGCTCCCGTGCGGGCCGCGTTCGCCGAGCACTTCTCGCGACGGTCCGGCGTCGAGGACGACCCCTCGCGCGTCTTCGTCGTCGCCGGCGCGCAGCAGGGACTGCACCTGGCACTCAGCACGCTCATCGGCGCCGGCGACGAGGTCCTCCTCCCCGATCCGGGGTATCCGACGTTCACCATGACGGTCGGCCTGCTGGGCGGGGTCCCCGTGCCCTATCCGCTGGTACCGCACCACGGCTTCCAGCCGCGGATCGAGGACCTGCGGCGCCTCGTGTCGGCGCGCACCAGGGTGCTCATGCTCAACTCGCCGTCGAACCCCCTCGGCTCGGTCTTCGGCTCCGACCTGACACGCGACCTCGTACGGTTCGCCCACGAGAACGATCTCTGGATCATCTCCGACGAGTGCTACGAGGCGTTCACCTACGACGTGCCGCACGTCAGCCCCGCGCGCTTCGACGCCGGCGGGCCCGAGGCCGTACCGGGGGCGACCGAGGCACGCGTCATCACCTCGCTCACGCTGTCCAAGACCTACGGCCTGACCGGGCTGCGCATCGGCGCGCTCGTCACGCCGCCCGGGATGGAACCGCTCCTCAACAACGTCATGGAGGCCACTGTGTCCTGCGTGTCCGCACCGTCCCAGTACGCCGGGCTGGCGGCCCTCACCGGACCGCAGGACTACGTGCACACCGCCCTGGCGCACTACCGCGCCAATCGGGACGCGGCGACGGCGGTCCTCGACGGCCTCGGTATCAGCTACCTCGATGCGCGCGGCGCCTTCTACCTGTGGACCGATCTCTCCCACGCCACGCGGGGCGACGTCCGGGCGTGGACGCGGGAGTTCCTCGCGGAGCGTGGCGTCGCGCTCGCACCGGGCACCGCCTTCGGAGCCATGGGCGAGGGCTGGGTGCGGATCGCCCTGTGCGGCAGGACGGACGAACTCGTCGAGGGGCTCTCCCGCCTCCCGGCACCGCAGCGGATCTGA
- the truB gene encoding tRNA pseudouridine synthase B: MNSGQVHSGLIIVDKPQGWTSHDVVGRLRRLAGTRKVGHAGTLDPMATGVLVIGINRATRLLTFIVGTSKTYTATIRLGQSTVTDDAEGEVTGGSIAAAVTEAEIRTAVAALTGEIQQVPSSVSAIKVKGERSYARVRSGEDVDLPARPVTIHRFEISAIRRVSSGRLQDVDVTVECSSGTYIRALARDLGKALGVGGHLTALRRTRVGPYSIASARTLDELAGDLDFLSLDDAGRALFPVRELSDAEAADVSHGRRIAPNAEPDVPVAAFAPDGTLVALLENRGGAARTVLVFAPGGKE, encoded by the coding sequence GTGAATTCCGGGCAGGTCCACTCAGGGCTGATCATCGTGGACAAGCCTCAGGGCTGGACCAGTCACGACGTCGTGGGCCGGCTGCGGCGCCTCGCAGGGACCCGCAAGGTGGGCCACGCCGGGACGCTCGACCCGATGGCCACCGGAGTCCTCGTGATCGGCATCAACCGCGCCACGCGCCTGCTGACCTTCATCGTGGGCACCTCCAAGACCTACACCGCGACCATCCGGCTGGGGCAGTCCACCGTCACCGACGACGCCGAGGGCGAGGTCACGGGCGGGAGCATCGCGGCGGCCGTCACCGAAGCGGAGATCAGGACCGCCGTGGCCGCCCTGACGGGCGAGATCCAGCAGGTCCCGAGCAGTGTCAGCGCCATCAAGGTCAAGGGCGAGAGGTCCTACGCCCGGGTGCGCTCCGGGGAGGACGTCGATCTCCCCGCGCGTCCCGTCACCATCCACCGCTTCGAGATCTCCGCGATCCGCAGGGTCAGCAGCGGACGCCTGCAGGATGTCGACGTGACGGTCGAATGCAGCTCCGGTACCTACATCCGTGCCCTCGCCCGCGACCTGGGCAAAGCCCTCGGCGTCGGCGGCCATCTCACGGCGCTCCGCCGGACCCGGGTCGGGCCCTACTCCATCGCCTCCGCCCGCACGCTCGATGAGCTCGCCGGGGATCTCGACTTCCTGTCGCTCGACGACGCCGGCCGGGCGCTGTTCCCCGTGCGGGAACTCTCGGACGCCGAGGCCGCGGACGTCTCGCACGGGCGGAGGATCGCGCCGAACGCGGAGCCGGACGTGCCCGTCGCCGCATTCGCCCCGGACGGCACGCTCGTGGCCCTGCTGGAGAATCGCGGGGGCGCCGCCCGGACCGTCCTCGTGTTCGCGCCCGGCGGGAAGGAGTGA
- a CDS encoding riboflavin biosynthesis protein, with translation MPSDFGPAVLTLGNFDGVHRGHQRVLQQVVEAARQRNASAVVVSFDPHPAQVHRPDAAPELIMGLADRVETLAETGIDALLMMHYTLDLAANTPEEFVERVFVRALKAKAVVIGHDVRFGRGNSGDLGTMRELGRKLGFEVLVIDDFGASLPLEATDADGDRRCSSTWVREALEAGDVGTATRVLGRNHRMRGEVVHGAARGRELGYPTANLAASSQGFIPADGIYAGWLVDEAGTRWPAAISVGSNPTFDGVDRQVEAHVINRPPERVQDFDLYGQSVVVEFVERLRGQVAYTGPEGLIEQMKLDVDRARGLLSTEQQARR, from the coding sequence GTGCCCTCGGACTTCGGGCCGGCCGTCCTGACGCTCGGGAATTTCGACGGCGTGCACCGGGGCCACCAGCGCGTCCTGCAGCAGGTCGTCGAGGCGGCACGGCAGCGCAACGCGTCCGCCGTCGTCGTCTCCTTCGATCCGCACCCCGCACAGGTGCACCGGCCCGATGCGGCGCCCGAACTGATCATGGGCCTCGCCGACCGGGTCGAGACCCTCGCCGAGACCGGCATCGACGCGCTGCTCATGATGCACTACACGCTCGACCTCGCCGCGAACACACCCGAGGAGTTCGTCGAGCGCGTGTTCGTCCGGGCACTGAAGGCCAAGGCCGTGGTGATCGGCCATGACGTGCGCTTCGGCAGGGGCAACAGCGGGGATCTCGGTACCATGCGCGAACTCGGCCGGAAGCTGGGCTTCGAAGTCCTCGTCATCGACGACTTCGGCGCGAGCCTCCCGCTGGAGGCGACGGACGCCGACGGCGACCGGCGGTGCTCGTCGACCTGGGTGCGCGAAGCACTCGAGGCCGGGGACGTCGGCACCGCGACCCGTGTGCTCGGCCGCAACCACCGCATGCGCGGCGAAGTGGTGCACGGAGCGGCGCGCGGACGGGAACTCGGCTATCCGACGGCGAACCTCGCCGCGTCCTCCCAGGGCTTCATCCCGGCCGACGGCATCTACGCGGGCTGGCTCGTCGACGAGGCGGGGACACGGTGGCCGGCGGCGATCTCCGTCGGGTCCAACCCCACCTTCGACGGCGTCGACCGGCAGGTCGAGGCGCATGTCATCAACCGCCCGCCCGAGCGCGTCCAGGACTTCGACCTCTACGGGCAGTCGGTCGTCGTCGAGTTCGTCGAGCGGCTGCGGGGGCAGGTCGCGTACACCGGCCCGGAGGGGCTCATCGAGCAGATGAAGCTCGACGTCGACCGCGCGCGCGGGCTGCTTTCGACAGAACAACAGGCCAGACGCTAA
- the rpsO gene encoding 30S ribosomal protein S15: MALDAAIKQEIIKEYALAEGDTGSPEVQIAMLSRRILDLTEHLKMHKHDHHTRRGLLLLVGRRRRLLDYLRDTDITRYRSLIERLGLRR, encoded by the coding sequence GTGGCCCTTGACGCCGCCATCAAGCAGGAAATCATCAAGGAATACGCCCTGGCCGAAGGTGACACCGGTTCACCCGAGGTGCAGATCGCGATGCTTTCCCGTCGTATCCTCGACCTGACCGAGCACCTGAAGATGCACAAGCACGACCACCACACGCGTCGTGGCCTGCTTCTTCTCGTGGGTCGCCGCCGTCGCCTGCTGGACTACCTGCGGGACACCGACATCACGCGTTACCGGTCGCTCATCGAGCGCCTGGGTCTGCGTCGATAA